A part of Pararhizobium sp. A13 genomic DNA contains:
- a CDS encoding NUDIX domain-containing protein: protein MTKFRDAKIEILKDETLSKNWYHLRNVTFNYTGSNGVTKKLKREVYDRGNGATILLYDPKRDSVILVRQFRMPAHLNGHSGWLLEMPAGLLDGDHPVEAIKREAMEETGYLVHDVRPLFQAFMSPGAVTETIHFFAAIIDVSVRAEDGGGAAHEDEDIEVLEVPLKDAMAMIESGEICDGKTIMLLQWATLNREKLAAE from the coding sequence ATGACGAAATTCCGCGACGCGAAGATCGAAATTTTGAAAGACGAGACGCTTTCGAAAAACTGGTACCACCTGCGCAACGTCACCTTCAACTATACCGGCTCCAATGGGGTCACGAAGAAGCTGAAGCGCGAGGTCTATGATCGCGGCAACGGCGCGACGATCCTGCTCTACGATCCAAAACGCGACAGCGTCATCCTCGTGCGGCAGTTCCGCATGCCCGCGCATCTGAACGGCCATTCCGGCTGGCTGCTGGAAATGCCGGCTGGGCTGCTCGACGGCGATCATCCGGTCGAGGCGATCAAGCGGGAGGCGATGGAGGAAACCGGCTATCTGGTGCACGACGTGCGGCCGCTCTTCCAGGCCTTCATGTCACCCGGTGCGGTGACCGAGACGATCCATTTCTTCGCGGCGATCATCGACGTGTCGGTGCGAGCCGAAGACGGCGGCGGCGCTGCGCACGAGGACGAGGATATCGAGGTTCTCGAGGTTCCGCTCAAGGATGCCATGGCGATGATCGAGAGCGGCGAGATCTGCGACGGCAAGACCATCATGCTCTTGCAATGGGCGACACTGAACCGGGAAAAGCTGGCTGCGGAGTGA
- the purN gene encoding phosphoribosylglycinamide formyltransferase, with the protein MTETLKAIRKRVVVFISGGGSNMLALAKAASEPDFPAEIVGVISDKAEAGGLAKAAALGIPTFSFVRKDYDSKDAHEAAILSALESLSPDIICLAGYMRLLSAAFINRYEGRIINIHPSLLPLFPGLHTHQRAIDAGMEEAGCTVHFVTEGMDEGPVILQAKVPVLPGDTAEALAARVLVEEHRTYPVALRLIAEGKASMTDGRVIGAEGVTTDVPWSTI; encoded by the coding sequence ATGACGGAGACGCTGAAGGCGATCCGCAAAAGGGTCGTTGTGTTCATTTCCGGCGGCGGCTCCAACATGCTGGCGCTGGCGAAAGCTGCCTCGGAACCGGATTTTCCGGCTGAAATCGTTGGTGTGATTTCGGACAAGGCCGAGGCCGGCGGGCTCGCCAAGGCGGCGGCGCTCGGCATTCCGACCTTTTCCTTCGTCCGCAAGGATTATGACAGCAAGGACGCGCATGAAGCGGCGATCCTGTCCGCGCTGGAAAGCCTTTCGCCTGATATCATCTGCCTCGCCGGTTACATGCGCCTGCTGAGCGCGGCCTTCATCAATCGCTACGAAGGCCGGATCATCAATATCCACCCGTCCCTTTTGCCGCTCTTTCCGGGTCTTCACACCCATCAGCGCGCCATCGACGCTGGCATGGAAGAAGCGGGCTGCACCGTGCACTTCGTCACCGAAGGCATGGACGAGGGGCCGGTCATCCTTCAGGCCAAGGTACCCGTGCTTCCCGGTGACACCGCGGAGGCCCTTGCAGCGCGGGTTTTGGTCGAGGAGCATCGGACATATCCGGTGGCGCTGAGGTTGATAGCCGAGGGCAAGGCAAGCATGACCGACGGGCGGGTAATCGGAGCTGAGGGAGTGACAACTGACGTGCCTTGGTCAACCATTTGA
- the purM gene encoding phosphoribosylformylglycinamidine cyclo-ligase, whose translation MSEPGKNGLTYSDAGVDIDAGNLLVEKIKPHVRSTRRPGADGEIGGFGGLFDLKAAGFTDPVLVAANDGVGTKLKIAIDANKHDTVGIDLVAMCVNDLVVQGAEPLFFLDYFATGKLDPDQGASIVGGIAAGCREAGCALIGGETAEMPGMYSGGDYDLAGFAVGAAERGQLLPAGDIAEGDVILGLASSGVHSNGYSLVRKIVSLSGLAWDAPAPFGEGTLADVLMTPTRIYVKPLLKAIRETGALKALAHITGGGFPENIPRVLPKHLAAEIDLTAIEAPAVFSWLAKTGGVAANEMLRTFNCGVGMIVVVAAENAEKVASVLKAEGETVFALGHMVAREEGAAGTIYKGTLAL comes from the coding sequence ATGAGCGAGCCAGGAAAGAACGGTCTGACCTATAGCGATGCGGGTGTGGACATCGATGCCGGAAACCTTTTGGTGGAAAAGATCAAGCCGCATGTGCGCTCGACGCGGCGTCCCGGCGCCGACGGCGAAATCGGTGGTTTCGGCGGCCTGTTCGACCTGAAGGCGGCCGGCTTCACCGATCCGGTCCTCGTTGCCGCCAATGATGGCGTCGGCACCAAGCTGAAGATCGCCATCGATGCCAACAAGCACGACACCGTCGGCATCGATCTTGTTGCCATGTGCGTCAACGATCTCGTCGTACAGGGCGCGGAACCCTTGTTCTTCCTCGACTACTTCGCCACCGGCAAGCTTGATCCGGACCAGGGTGCCTCGATCGTCGGCGGCATTGCCGCCGGCTGCCGCGAGGCGGGCTGCGCGCTGATCGGCGGCGAAACAGCCGAAATGCCGGGCATGTATTCCGGCGGCGACTATGACCTCGCCGGCTTCGCAGTCGGTGCGGCCGAACGCGGGCAACTGCTTCCGGCAGGCGATATCGCCGAGGGCGACGTCATCCTCGGTCTCGCCTCCTCCGGTGTGCATTCGAACGGTTATTCGCTGGTGCGCAAGATCGTTTCGCTCTCGGGCCTTGCCTGGGACGCACCCGCCCCCTTCGGCGAAGGCACATTGGCCGACGTGCTGATGACCCCGACGCGCATCTATGTGAAGCCGCTCCTGAAGGCGATCCGCGAAACCGGTGCGCTGAAGGCGCTTGCCCATATCACCGGCGGCGGCTTTCCGGAAAACATTCCGCGCGTGCTGCCGAAGCACCTGGCCGCAGAAATCGATCTTACCGCCATCGAGGCGCCGGCCGTGTTCTCCTGGCTTGCCAAGACCGGTGGCGTTGCCGCCAACGAGATGCTACGCACCTTCAACTGCGGCGTCGGCATGATCGTCGTCGTCGCTGCAGAGAATGCGGAAAAGGTGGCTTCGGTTCTGAAAGCTGAAGGCGAGACCGTCTTTGCGCTCGGCCACATGGTCGCCCGCGAGGAAGGCGCCGCCGGCACGATCTACAAGGGCACGCTCGCCCTATGA